One Vallitalea pronyensis genomic region harbors:
- a CDS encoding GNAT family N-acetyltransferase: protein MSQFRMIKDYKDIEHIRTSFNRLAKETFGIDFESWYARGFWNDRYICYSMLDGDRVIANISMSKLSICIEGKTYEAIQIGTVMTHPDYRKQGLARQLMEAIYRDYDERCDFYYLFGNDFAYDFYRKLGFSPSQEHTFTMAYHNHEKPSGGMRQLHINQPEDLALIMRLTKNKAYIDKSFGIKDEQALLLFYMLYVYTDDIFYLEDKDTIVMYKIEDGVLVLIDVISENQVPVDSLLPYIATEDVKQVEFLFTPNIDTTSMVVKALEKEDSTTMFRHLNHTFNKPFRFSACSHA, encoded by the coding sequence ATGAGCCAATTTAGAATGATAAAAGATTATAAAGATATTGAACATATAAGAACAAGTTTTAATAGGTTAGCAAAGGAAACATTTGGTATTGATTTTGAATCATGGTATGCGAGAGGATTTTGGAATGACCGTTATATCTGTTATTCCATGTTGGATGGCGATAGGGTGATTGCGAATATTTCAATGAGTAAATTATCCATTTGTATAGAGGGCAAAACCTATGAAGCCATACAGATTGGAACAGTGATGACCCATCCTGATTATCGAAAACAAGGTCTTGCCAGGCAGTTAATGGAAGCCATCTATAGGGATTATGATGAACGATGTGATTTCTATTATTTATTTGGGAATGATTTTGCATATGATTTTTATCGTAAACTTGGTTTTTCTCCTTCTCAGGAGCATACATTTACAATGGCTTATCATAACCATGAAAAACCTAGTGGTGGTATGCGACAGCTTCATATCAATCAACCAGAGGATTTAGCTCTTATTATGCGCCTAACGAAGAATAAAGCTTATATTGACAAGTCATTTGGCATTAAGGATGAACAGGCTTTGCTATTATTCTATATGTTGTATGTGTATACCGATGATATTTTCTATCTGGAAGACAAGGATACCATTGTGATGTATAAGATTGAGGATGGTGTGTTAGTCCTTATTGATGTAATCAGTGAAAATCAGGTACCTGTTGATTCTTTATTGCCTTATATAGCCACGGAAGACGTGAAACAGGTAGAGTTTTTGTTTACACCGAATATCGATACAACATCTATGGTTGTAAAAGCATTGGAAAAAGAGGATTCGACGACCATGTTTCGACATCTAAACCATACTTTTAATAAGCCATTCAGATTTTCTGCTTGTTCACATGCGTAA
- the asd gene encoding aspartate-semialdehyde dehydrogenase: protein MESKLRVGIIGATGMVGQRFITLLHDHPWYDIACLAASPRSAGKTYAEAVDGRWAQSIDIPETVGNMVIKGADDIEAISDVVDFVFCAVDMDKKAIRDLEEAYAKADVPVVSNNSAHRWTEDVPMVIPEINDAHIKVIDDQRKRLGTTRGFIAVKPNCSIQSYVPVVDALMAYKPTKVNVCTYQAISGAGKTFDSWPEMVDNIIPYIGGEEEKSEKEPMKLWGTIENGKIVEASEPAISAQCIRVPAADGHMAAVSISFEKKPDVKEVINLLNNYAGKPQALNLPSAPKQFMKYMEEDSRPQTKLDREYEKGMGVTVGRFREDNLFDYKFVCLSHNTLRGAAGGAVLIAELLTAEGYITKK from the coding sequence ATGGAATCAAAATTACGTGTAGGTATTATAGGTGCTACTGGTATGGTAGGCCAGCGATTTATTACATTGTTACATGACCACCCTTGGTATGATATTGCTTGTTTAGCAGCAAGCCCACGATCAGCAGGAAAAACATATGCTGAAGCAGTTGATGGACGTTGGGCACAATCCATAGACATCCCTGAGACAGTAGGAAATATGGTTATTAAGGGTGCCGATGACATAGAGGCTATAAGCGATGTAGTGGATTTTGTATTTTGTGCGGTGGACATGGATAAAAAAGCCATTCGTGACTTAGAGGAAGCTTATGCAAAAGCAGATGTACCCGTTGTATCCAACAATTCGGCTCATCGTTGGACAGAAGATGTGCCCATGGTTATTCCTGAGATTAATGATGCACACATTAAGGTTATTGATGACCAGAGAAAACGCCTAGGTACGACGAGAGGATTTATAGCTGTTAAACCCAACTGTTCCATTCAAAGTTATGTGCCTGTAGTGGATGCCCTTATGGCTTACAAACCTACAAAGGTTAATGTATGTACCTATCAAGCTATTTCTGGAGCAGGTAAAACATTTGATAGTTGGCCAGAAATGGTGGATAACATCATTCCGTACATTGGCGGTGAAGAAGAAAAAAGCGAAAAAGAGCCCATGAAATTATGGGGAACCATTGAAAATGGTAAGATTGTTGAAGCAAGTGAGCCAGCCATATCGGCTCAATGTATCCGTGTGCCAGCAGCAGATGGACATATGGCAGCCGTTTCCATATCTTTTGAGAAGAAGCCAGATGTAAAAGAAGTCATTAACTTGTTAAACAACTATGCTGGTAAGCCTCAAGCATTAAACTTACCTTCAGCACCAAAGCAATTTATGAAATACATGGAAGAGGACAGCCGTCCACAGACTAAACTTGACCGAGAGTATGAAAAAGGTATGGGTGTTACAGTTGGGCGTTTTAGAGAGGATAATCTATTTGATTACAAATTCGTCTGTCTATCTCATAATACATTAAGAGGAGCAGCAGGCGGCGCTGTGTTAATTGCAGAATTACTAACTGCTGAAGGCTATATTACAAAAAAATAA
- a CDS encoding sugar ABC transporter substrate-binding protein, producing MRKKIVILLSLVIMMGVIFTGCNKKETSSADTQDEKVTLGIWWASQDEFKAPLLEAIREFEEANPQIKIEPEWMPNFDYYDKYKIALTGDQAPDIVKIDHVFVQSLGYNGQVFDLAEFGADKIKDQFIQSTWDANMYKEHVYALPFDANTLALMYNKDILDKAGVMPPTTLEQLIASSQAVSELGEEGVYGYTIPFDPGKSGFLSFQFTSWIARNGGSILSDDWSKATLNSPEVIQALKQVKSLIDTKAAPANAFMENEFYAGKIGMLEMGPWHVPTITSPDAPANFGIVPVVSLKEGVDTYAPLGLYSLAIAKQSKHPEEAYKFIEFLATHEKMQIAYSKTTNLMPTLKEAYKDEFYDNDVWKIFITQLEKTVSRPGSPAWPLIDEAISDAIQEVLTDTKSPEDALKNAEEKINKELEKLQ from the coding sequence ATGCGTAAGAAAATAGTAATCCTATTAAGTCTTGTGATAATGATGGGGGTAATCTTTACAGGTTGTAACAAAAAGGAGACATCAAGTGCAGACACTCAGGATGAAAAGGTAACATTAGGTATATGGTGGGCTTCTCAAGATGAGTTCAAAGCACCCTTATTAGAAGCGATTCGAGAATTTGAAGAGGCTAACCCTCAGATAAAGATTGAACCCGAATGGATGCCTAACTTTGATTATTATGATAAGTATAAGATTGCACTGACAGGGGATCAGGCGCCGGATATTGTCAAGATTGACCATGTCTTTGTTCAATCCTTGGGCTATAATGGCCAAGTTTTTGATTTAGCTGAATTTGGTGCAGACAAAATAAAAGATCAATTTATTCAGTCCACTTGGGATGCAAACATGTATAAGGAGCATGTCTATGCTTTGCCTTTTGATGCCAACACCCTAGCACTTATGTACAATAAAGATATCTTAGATAAGGCTGGTGTAATGCCGCCGACGACACTGGAACAACTCATCGCATCTTCCCAAGCGGTTTCAGAACTTGGCGAAGAAGGTGTATATGGTTATACCATACCTTTTGATCCAGGTAAAAGTGGTTTCCTATCCTTTCAATTCACCAGTTGGATTGCAAGAAATGGGGGCTCAATTTTAAGCGATGATTGGTCAAAAGCTACATTAAACTCACCAGAAGTTATTCAGGCTTTAAAACAAGTGAAATCATTAATTGACACCAAAGCTGCTCCAGCTAATGCATTTATGGAAAATGAGTTTTATGCTGGAAAGATTGGTATGCTGGAAATGGGACCTTGGCATGTACCGACAATCACTAGCCCTGACGCACCTGCAAACTTTGGGATTGTACCTGTCGTATCGCTCAAGGAAGGAGTGGATACCTATGCACCACTTGGCCTTTATAGCTTAGCTATTGCCAAGCAATCCAAACATCCAGAGGAAGCTTATAAGTTTATTGAATTCTTAGCAACTCATGAAAAAATGCAGATTGCTTATTCAAAGACAACCAACCTGATGCCAACATTAAAAGAAGCTTATAAAGATGAATTCTATGATAATGATGTTTGGAAAATCTTTATTACCCAATTGGAAAAGACAGTTTCTCGACCTGGATCACCTGCGTGGCCATTAATTGATGAAGCAATTAGCGATGCGATCCAAGAAGTTTTGACAGACACAAAATCACCTGAAGATGCACTAAAAAATGCTGAAGAAAAAATCAACAAGGAACTGGAGAAATTACAATAA
- a CDS encoding GxGYxYP domain-containing protein — translation MKKILCVLLVGVLCVYPMVSGKSTSKVYAYANGSYFIQPAYTATTLKVIDRADLTLKQRPMIAALQGLIANKTSNQIYITDSTNGDGYYQHGDAYLRWLNDLRDNYNVSYTTTTDAWSLVNQYKQYIDGYILYQDGDSSINVASSLAGVLNAIPVEASLESTVMGYGLSKVIDVRGKDEAWCKDNYWHLFNHDVIIEQKEENELCMRDFAAMHKCMVFYDGTQNSSWRTSLMQAMNDDAVIMGWGLVSGSENGFIINSGQNGVHYLPADWGKNLSVLSGFNPRTSYTQNTHTDPAYEENVHYVTFIMSDGDNLQWTLARGMEDKWWGNTARGDFDMGWSFPPSLMRLAPTVMNWHYDTASTGTGRDNFVVGPSGGGFFFPGDYPTAEHSLHLQRLNEFMGIADMNSVMLLGYNDWNNTAMFDRYTAQSNIDGLFYFEWYGFGLDTHGRTIKWSNNKPVMSGGAKLFERKNECVSTINSGSTNVYTDGAYTAVYVQAWEPNIMDNVKYVVDRLNSNVRVVTPEEMIKVVNHFRNPNNPVDPPIQGQVQVNLSSNFNADGFSYDANLADGDLAGGYAYSADLVNNEQQYERIIYQLGSFTDGQLNSMYCAGQTIDLPDGQFAEVRLLGSSTYGNKSGSFTLNYTDGTSSVVNVTMQDWCQYGSNQKIVQTMDHRHDKNANTGETITNYIFAYYLTANANKTISSIKVPQNNNMHVFAMTLKP, via the coding sequence ATGAAAAAAATCTTATGTGTATTACTTGTAGGCGTTTTATGCGTCTATCCTATGGTAAGTGGAAAATCAACTTCAAAAGTTTATGCTTATGCTAATGGTTCTTATTTTATTCAACCTGCTTACACAGCTACCACCTTAAAAGTTATAGACAGAGCGGATTTAACCCTCAAGCAAAGACCGATGATAGCTGCTTTACAAGGCCTTATTGCCAATAAAACATCCAATCAGATATACATCACAGATTCTACCAATGGTGATGGGTATTATCAACATGGTGATGCTTATCTAAGATGGCTTAATGATTTGAGAGATAATTATAACGTTTCCTATACAACAACCACGGATGCATGGTCACTGGTTAATCAATATAAGCAATACATTGATGGCTATATTCTCTATCAAGATGGGGATAGCTCAATTAATGTGGCGTCATCCTTAGCGGGTGTGTTAAATGCTATACCCGTAGAAGCCAGTCTTGAAAGTACTGTCATGGGTTATGGTCTATCAAAAGTCATTGATGTCAGGGGAAAAGATGAAGCCTGGTGTAAAGATAATTATTGGCATCTTTTTAATCATGATGTCATTATTGAGCAAAAAGAAGAGAATGAACTTTGCATGCGAGATTTTGCAGCCATGCATAAGTGTATGGTCTTCTATGATGGTACACAAAATTCTTCATGGCGAACATCTCTTATGCAAGCCATGAATGATGATGCTGTCATCATGGGATGGGGTTTGGTGAGTGGATCAGAAAATGGTTTTATTATCAATAGCGGGCAAAATGGTGTGCATTATCTACCAGCAGATTGGGGCAAAAACCTGTCGGTACTTAGTGGGTTTAATCCAAGAACCAGCTATACGCAAAATACACATACGGACCCTGCATATGAAGAAAACGTGCATTATGTGACCTTTATTATGTCTGATGGTGATAACCTTCAATGGACACTGGCTCGAGGAATGGAAGATAAATGGTGGGGAAATACAGCTCGAGGTGATTTTGACATGGGATGGTCATTTCCTCCTTCTCTCATGCGACTTGCACCAACGGTCATGAACTGGCATTACGATACAGCTTCAACGGGGACAGGACGGGATAATTTTGTAGTAGGTCCATCTGGAGGCGGTTTCTTCTTCCCAGGGGATTATCCAACAGCAGAACATAGTTTACACCTACAACGTTTGAATGAGTTCATGGGTATAGCCGATATGAACAGCGTTATGTTATTAGGCTATAATGATTGGAACAATACGGCCATGTTTGACCGCTATACCGCGCAAAGCAATATTGATGGCTTGTTTTATTTTGAATGGTACGGGTTTGGGCTAGATACCCATGGTAGGACCATCAAATGGTCCAACAATAAGCCTGTTATGTCAGGCGGGGCCAAACTATTTGAACGAAAAAATGAATGTGTATCCACCATTAACAGTGGGTCAACCAATGTGTATACCGATGGTGCTTACACGGCTGTATATGTACAAGCATGGGAACCCAATATCATGGATAATGTGAAGTATGTGGTTGATCGTTTAAATAGCAACGTACGAGTGGTCACACCAGAAGAAATGATAAAAGTGGTCAATCATTTTAGAAATCCCAATAACCCAGTTGATCCTCCAATACAAGGGCAGGTACAGGTTAATCTATCAAGCAATTTCAATGCGGATGGTTTTAGTTATGATGCTAATTTAGCAGATGGCGATTTGGCAGGTGGATATGCCTATTCTGCTGACTTGGTTAATAATGAACAACAATATGAGAGAATTATATATCAGTTAGGCTCTTTTACCGATGGGCAACTTAATTCCATGTATTGTGCTGGACAAACCATTGACCTTCCAGACGGTCAGTTTGCGGAAGTACGTCTATTAGGTTCCTCAACCTATGGCAATAAAAGTGGCAGTTTTACGCTGAACTATACCGATGGTACCAGTTCAGTGGTCAATGTAACCATGCAGGATTGGTGTCAATATGGAAGCAATCAAAAGATCGTTCAAACCATGGATCATCGACATGATAAAAATGCAAACACTGGTGAAACCATTACAAATTACATATTTGCTTACTATTTAACGGCCAATGCAAACAAAACCATAAGTAGTATCAAGGTACCTCAGAATAACAATATGCATGTCTTTGCTATGACCTTAAAACCATAG
- a CDS encoding LacI family DNA-binding transcriptional regulator has protein sequence MKQYAKMNKTVYEYHKKGCDDMANINDVARKAGVSKSTVSNVFNGKKNVSDEIRQKVFHIADNLGYYPNKLASALTTKRTGLTGLFIDNNSRFRHMDYKLIEGVSRELRKTNKHMILYLQAGKDNDVNAMDINNKLIAEPIDEAIIIAPMVKDIRINELIDMRKPIVIIGQAPNHLLPRVKCLDVDNIQISYEVTKHLLELGHRKIALINSDSNMTISIDRMKGYIKALKEYHIEYNPEYTFNSDNTEEMGQQLGSRILNQLDMTAVITSSDEVASGLYKEAEQCGIAIPKDLSIFALGGTDKQLKPDLCTVYVDYEKLGKQAVTLLSDKEARTNQVIDAYELCIADSIKRII, from the coding sequence ATGAAGCAATATGCTAAGATGAATAAAACGGTTTATGAGTATCATAAGAAAGGGTGTGACGACATGGCGAATATTAATGACGTTGCTAGAAAAGCAGGGGTATCAAAATCCACGGTATCCAATGTGTTTAATGGAAAGAAGAATGTCAGTGATGAAATACGGCAGAAAGTATTTCATATTGCAGATAATTTGGGCTATTACCCTAACAAATTGGCTTCTGCTTTAACTACCAAAAGAACAGGATTAACGGGTCTATTTATTGACAATAACAGTCGCTTTAGACATATGGATTACAAATTAATTGAAGGCGTGTCACGTGAGCTCAGAAAAACCAATAAACATATGATTTTGTATTTACAAGCAGGTAAGGATAACGATGTGAATGCTATGGACATAAATAATAAGTTAATTGCTGAACCCATCGATGAAGCCATTATCATAGCACCTATGGTGAAGGATATTCGTATCAATGAGCTCATTGACATGCGAAAGCCTATTGTTATCATTGGCCAAGCACCCAATCATTTATTACCCCGAGTTAAGTGTCTGGATGTGGACAATATTCAAATATCCTATGAAGTTACCAAGCACTTATTGGAGCTGGGGCATCGAAAAATAGCTTTGATTAATAGTGATTCCAACATGACCATCAGCATTGACAGGATGAAAGGGTATATAAAAGCCCTAAAAGAATACCATATTGAATACAACCCGGAGTATACCTTTAACTCTGATAATACGGAGGAAATGGGCCAGCAATTAGGTTCACGTATTTTGAATCAATTGGATATGACGGCAGTTATTACATCATCTGATGAGGTTGCAAGTGGTCTATACAAGGAAGCTGAGCAGTGTGGCATAGCCATACCAAAGGATTTATCTATTTTTGCTTTGGGTGGGACAGATAAACAACTTAAGCCTGATCTATGTACCGTTTATGTGGACTATGAGAAGCTAGGAAAACAAGCAGTGACCTTATTGTCTGATAAGGAAGCACGCACCAATCAAGTCATTGATGCCTATGAATTATGTATAGCAGACTCCATTAAAAGGATCATATAA
- a CDS encoding carbohydrate ABC transporter permease, translating into MYTWNRYKVKYSNELTAYKLLSIPLLIWGIFFVFALFRAFSISLTDWNLLKEASFIGATNYKDILMDSETLNIIKNTVIWTLFIAIGHNIIGLCMAYMLNDIPKGEKVFRALLYWPVLVSLIVGAEMIKYIFNPSPFGFMNSILIKLGLEPLAWYQDPKIALMSLIVFPMITGFGIKMLIYQAGLKGIPKTIYEAAKLDGATPWQQFTKISFPLLKPVVILNFVMSTIEGFRVLAPMQLVTNGGPIKSTETVVLSIYKHGFVKNNMGYASALAFVLFGIILMITIVQLRLQGEDISYE; encoded by the coding sequence ATGTATACATGGAACCGATATAAGGTGAAATACAGTAATGAGTTAACGGCATACAAGTTGCTGAGTATACCGCTTTTGATTTGGGGCATTTTTTTTGTTTTTGCACTCTTTCGGGCTTTTTCCATTAGCTTAACGGATTGGAATTTACTCAAGGAGGCTTCTTTTATAGGTGCCACTAATTACAAAGATATACTTATGGACTCAGAAACCCTCAACATTATTAAAAATACGGTTATATGGACACTTTTTATCGCCATCGGACATAATATTATTGGGTTATGCATGGCCTATATGTTAAATGATATACCAAAAGGTGAGAAGGTGTTTAGAGCATTGCTCTATTGGCCTGTATTAGTTTCATTGATTGTTGGGGCAGAGATGATCAAGTACATCTTTAACCCCAGTCCATTTGGATTTATGAACAGTATTTTGATAAAGTTAGGTCTAGAACCACTGGCTTGGTATCAGGACCCAAAGATTGCATTAATGTCATTAATTGTTTTTCCAATGATTACAGGATTTGGTATCAAAATGCTTATATACCAAGCAGGTCTAAAAGGTATTCCCAAAACAATCTATGAAGCAGCTAAGCTGGACGGTGCTACGCCTTGGCAGCAATTTACAAAAATATCCTTTCCATTGTTGAAGCCTGTGGTGATCTTAAATTTTGTCATGTCAACCATAGAAGGGTTTCGTGTATTAGCACCTATGCAGCTTGTAACCAACGGTGGTCCAATCAAATCCACGGAAACTGTCGTGCTTAGCATCTATAAACATGGGTTTGTGAAGAATAACATGGGTTACGCATCTGCTTTAGCATTTGTGTTATTTGGTATTATATTGATGATTACCATTGTACAGTTAAGATTACAGGGGGAGGATATTAGCTATGAATAA
- a CDS encoding carbohydrate ABC transporter permease, which produces MNNKIRVRHIIFYIFLSVYSFIQIFPFYLKVVNSLQSKDFVPVLGQFYLWPEKINFGNYAVAWKTANLGRGYLNSLIYVTLYTAISAIIIVIVGYVIAKKKFKGRKFVFIVLISTMMVPGEILFIPNYLFLRDINWLNTFAALIVPGLVNTFGIFLAKQFFMTIPDSILESAHIDGASELRIIRNIIFPLSGPVIATYFIITYTNMWNEYIWPKIVLTQSKLYPVQLSLHTFEPTFKTQYDEILKSAGMIVTLIPVIIVFLIFQKKFVEGISLTGNK; this is translated from the coding sequence ATGAATAATAAAATCCGTGTGCGACATATTATTTTTTACATCTTCTTATCCGTGTATTCCTTTATACAGATTTTCCCCTTTTATTTAAAGGTGGTTAATTCATTGCAGTCTAAGGACTTTGTTCCTGTTCTAGGTCAATTTTATCTATGGCCTGAAAAAATAAATTTTGGAAATTACGCTGTTGCGTGGAAAACAGCTAACCTAGGCAGGGGCTATCTTAACAGTTTAATTTATGTCACATTGTATACCGCCATCAGTGCTATTATTATCGTTATTGTGGGTTATGTGATTGCTAAAAAGAAATTTAAGGGAAGGAAATTCGTTTTTATTGTCTTGATTTCAACCATGATGGTGCCAGGAGAAATATTGTTTATTCCCAATTATTTGTTTTTACGGGATATTAACTGGCTGAATACGTTTGCTGCTTTGATTGTTCCAGGATTGGTGAATACTTTTGGGATCTTTCTAGCTAAACAATTTTTTATGACAATCCCAGATTCCATTCTCGAATCGGCTCATATTGATGGTGCATCAGAGCTTCGTATTATTCGTAACATTATCTTTCCATTATCAGGACCAGTCATCGCAACGTATTTTATTATTACGTACACCAATATGTGGAATGAATACATATGGCCTAAGATTGTATTAACCCAATCAAAACTATATCCTGTGCAACTTTCTTTACATACATTTGAACCCACGTTTAAAACCCAATACGATGAAATATTAAAATCTGCTGGAATGATTGTGACATTGATACCGGTTATTATTGTCTTTTTGATTTTCCAGAAAAAATTTGTGGAAGGTATTAGTTTAACAGGCAATAAGTAG
- a CDS encoding glycosyltransferase family 2 protein, whose protein sequence is MKKISVIVPMYNEEEVVQECYNRLTTIMQGTFYNYELIMINDGSHDETLPKLQRIAEKDKHIKVVSFSRNFGHQIAVTAGIDYAQGDALIIIDADMQDPPELMPQMIGLWEQGYEVVYAKRKKRQGETWFKKMTAACFYRVLNRLASVHIPVDTGDFRLIDQKVADQLRRLSEHHRFIRGLVSWTGYRQTAITYERDERFAGETKYPLKKMLTLAGDGIFSFSDKPLQWVLYMGMLFFTISICLLVLGIIASISGWSGTLAIWLICTMFFFGSTLLLALGIMGQYVLRIHKESRGRPLYIVDKKMNVDSYETEPYYQPVEKMLG, encoded by the coding sequence ATGAAAAAGATTTCTGTCATTGTACCCATGTACAATGAAGAAGAAGTTGTTCAAGAGTGCTATAATCGTTTAACAACAATCATGCAAGGGACCTTTTATAACTATGAATTGATCATGATCAACGATGGCAGCCATGATGAAACACTACCAAAGCTGCAACGAATAGCTGAAAAAGATAAACACATAAAAGTGGTTAGTTTTTCACGTAATTTTGGTCATCAGATTGCCGTAACGGCTGGTATAGATTATGCCCAAGGTGATGCGTTGATTATTATTGATGCTGACATGCAAGACCCGCCTGAGCTCATGCCACAGATGATAGGTTTATGGGAACAAGGATATGAGGTTGTTTATGCAAAAAGGAAAAAAAGACAAGGTGAAACATGGTTCAAAAAAATGACAGCAGCATGTTTTTATCGTGTTTTAAATCGCTTAGCAAGTGTTCATATACCCGTTGATACAGGGGATTTTAGGTTGATTGATCAAAAAGTGGCTGATCAATTACGAAGACTTTCAGAACATCATCGTTTTATACGAGGACTTGTTAGTTGGACAGGATATAGACAAACCGCCATTACCTATGAGAGAGATGAACGTTTTGCAGGAGAAACCAAATACCCGTTGAAAAAAATGCTGACACTGGCAGGGGATGGTATTTTCTCATTCTCGGACAAGCCATTACAATGGGTTCTCTACATGGGTATGCTTTTCTTTACAATTTCCATATGTTTACTTGTTCTTGGTATCATTGCATCCATATCCGGATGGTCGGGAACGTTGGCCATATGGCTGATTTGCACCATGTTTTTTTTCGGAAGTACACTTCTTTTGGCACTTGGCATCATGGGGCAGTATGTGCTTCGCATCCATAAAGAATCACGAGGACGACCGCTTTACATTGTTGATAAAAAGATGAATGTAGACAGCTATGAGACTGAACCGTATTATCAACCTGTTGAAAAAATGTTGGGGTGA